A section of the Culicoides brevitarsis isolate CSIRO-B50_1 unplaced genomic scaffold, AGI_CSIRO_Cbre_v1 contig_71, whole genome shotgun sequence genome encodes:
- the LOC134836601 gene encoding ubiquitin-conjugating enzyme E2 H, whose translation MSSPSAGKRRMDTDVIKLIESKHEVTILGGLNEFCVKFFGPRGTPYEGGVWKVRVHLPEHYPFKSPSIGFMNKVYHPNIDEVSGTVCLDVINQAWTALYDLSNIFESFLPQLLTYPNPVDPLNGDAAAMYLHKPEEYKKKVSDYVKKFATEEALRDQEQAESSDSESSMSDFSEDEAQDMEL comes from the exons ATGTCGTCTCCCAGTGCTGGAAAAAGACGTATGGATACTGACGTCATCAAACT tatcGAGAGTAAACACGAAGTCACCATTCTCGGCGGGCTCAACGAGTTCTGCGTAAAGTTCTTTGGACCTCGAGGca ctcccTATGAAGGAGGCGTTTGGAAGGTTCGAGTTCACTTGCCGGAACATTATCCGTTCAAGTCGCCCAGCATCGGATTCATGAATAAGGTTTACCATCCAAACATTGACGAAGTCTCTGGTACCGTCTGTCTTGACGTCATTAATCAAGCATGGACTGCACTTTatg atttgtccaacatttttgaatcatttttgccACAACTCTTAACATACCCCAATCCCGTTGATCCATTGAATGGAGATGCAGCTGCCATGTATTTGCATAAGCCAGAGGAGTACAAGAAGAAAGTTTCag actacGTGAAAAAATTTGCCACTGAAGAAGCATTACGTGATCAAGAACAGGCCGAAAGTTCTGACAGTGAATCTAGTATGTCCGATTTTAGTGAAGACGAAGCCCAAGATATGGAATTATAA